One Camelina sativa cultivar DH55 chromosome 3, Cs, whole genome shotgun sequence genomic window carries:
- the LOC104758959 gene encoding 1-aminocyclopropane-1-carboxylate synthase 2-like translates to MGLPGRNSGAILSKIATNNQHGENSEYFDGWKAYDKYPFHLSHNPHGIIQMGLAENQLCLDLIKDWIKENPESSICTLEGVHQFSDIANFQDYHGLKKFRQAIAHFMGKARGGRATFDPERVVMSGGATGANETIMFCLADPGDVFLIPSPYYAAFDRDLRWRTGVEIIPVPCSSSNNFRLTVEAVGWAYKKAQEANKKVKGLILTNPSNPLGTILDKDTLKDLVRFVTKKNIHLVVNEIYAATVFSGDDFVSVAEVVNDVDSYEVNVDLIHIVYSLSKDMGLPGFRVGIVYSYNDSVVSCARKISSFGLVSSQTQLMLASMLSDERFVENFLMENSKRLGKRHEVFTTGLKKADITCLTSSGGLFVWMDLRHLLRDRNSFESEIELWRIIIHKVKLNVSPGSSFHCTEPGWFRVCFANMDDDTLHVALRRIQDFVSKNSNNKIVEKATDKDQVIQNNNAKKQKWRQSNLRLSFRRLYEDGLSSPGIMSPHSPLLRA, encoded by the exons ATGGGTCTTCCAGGGAGAAATAGCGGTGCGATTCTGTCGAAAATAGCAACAAACAATCAACACGGCGAGAACTCTGAGTACTTCGATGGATGGAAAGCTTACGACAAATAtccttttcatctttctcataATCCCCATGGTATTATCCAAATGGGTCTTGCAGAGAATCAG CTTTGCTTAGATTTAATAAAAGATTGGATCAAAGAGAACCCAGAATCTTCTATTTGCACTCTTGAAGGTGTTCATCAGTTTAGCGACATCGCCAATTTCCAAGACTATCACGGCCTTAAAAAGTTTAGACAG GCAATTGCACATTTCATGGGAAAAGCTAGAGGTGGAAGAGCGACGTTTGATCCAGAGAGGGTGGTTATGAGTGGCGGTGCCACGGGAGCAAATGAAACAATTATGTTCTGCCTCGCCGATCCCGGCGACGTCTTCCTCATTCCCTCTCCTTACTATGCTGC ATTTGATAGAGACTTGAGGTGGCGTACAGGTGTCGAGATAATCCCGGTTCCTTGTTCAAGCTCCAACAATTTCAGATTAACCGTTGAGGCCGTGGGATGGGCTTATAAAAAAGCCCAAGAGGCCAATAAGAAAGTCAAAGGCCTGATTTTGACCAATCCATCAAACCCGCTCGGTACGATCTTGGATAAGGACACACTCAAGGATCTAGTCCGGTTCGTCACGAAGAAGAACATTCACCTAGTCGTCAACGAGATCTACGCCGCCACAGTCTTCAGCGGAGATGATTTCGTTAGCGTTGCTGAGGTGGTCAACGACGTGGACAGCTATGAAGTCAACGTTGACTTGATTCACATTGTTTATAGTCTTTCTAAAGACATGGGACTACCTGGTTTTAGAGTCGGTATAGTCTATTCTTATAACGACTCGGTCGTGTCTTGTGCCAGGAAAATATCGAGTTTCGGGCTAGTTTCGTCTCAGACACAACTCATGCTCGCTTCGATGTTGTCAGATGAACGGTTTGTGGAGAATTTCCTTATGGAAAACTCGAAAAGGTTAGGGAAAAGGCATGAAGTTTTTACTACAGGACTCAAGAAAGCAGATATTACTTGCTTGACAAGCAGCGGAGGTTTATTTGTGTGGATGGATTTGAGACATCTATTGAGAGATCGTAACTCGTTTGAATCTGAGATTGAGCTTTGGCGTATAATCATCCACAAAGTTAAGCTCAATGTATCTCCAGGCTCTTCCTTCCATTGCACGGAACCTGGatggtttagggtttgcttTGCCAACATGGACGATGATACTCTCCATGTGGCGCTTCGGCGGATCCAAGATTTCGTGTCTAAGAACAGCAACAACAAGATCGTTGAGAAAGCAACGGACAAGGATCAAGTAATCCAGAACAACAATGCTAAAAAGCAGAAATGGAGGCAGAGCAATCTCCGATTAAGTTTCCGAAGACTATATGAGGATGGTCTCTCGTCTCCAGGGATAATGTCACCACATTCACCTCTTCTCCGAGCATGA
- the LOC104778517 gene encoding uncharacterized protein LOC104778517 yields the protein MASSSNNIEEKMDEYFDQTLNNYFDQAIQNRFDQAMNPLEPEKKKRVHIERKREEGHQRLWDDYFREDATYPPQIFRRRFRMNKPLFMRIVERLSTEVPYFEQRRNGHGRLGLSAIQKCTAAIRMMAYGSAADAFDEYLRLAESTAMLCLEKFVERIVHLFGDEYLRSPTPEDLQRLLDNGEPTIVLDAVASQDLWIWLAFFGAPGVAPKVKYFVNGRQYRMAYYLTDGIYPKWATFVKSISMPQDPKASLFATYQEAVRKDVERAFGVLQARFAIVKNPALMLDKVKIGNIMRACIILHNMIVEDERDGYTQYDEATFAQVESNRTSEVDFTYSTDIPSNLRNMMGDTITIRNEVRDKKIHDRLQADLVEHMWEKFGTNQY from the exons atggcaTCTTCTTCTAATAACATTGAAGAAAAGATGGATGAGTATTTTGATCAAACACTCAACAATTATTTTGATCAAGCAATCCAGAATCGTTTTGATCAAGCAATGAATCCGTTGGAacctgagaagaagaaacgagtCCACATTGAAAGAAAACGTGAAGAGGGTCACCAACGCTTATGGGATGACTATTTCCGTGAAGATGCAACATATCCTCCTCAAATCTTTCGTCGccgttttagaatgaacaaacccTTGTTCATGCGTATTGTCGAACGACTCTCAACAGAAGTTCCATACtttgaacaaagaagaaatggtCACGGAAGGCTAGGTCTCTCTGCAATACAAAAGTGTACAGCagcaattcgtatgatggcGTATGGTTCTGCAGCGGATGCGTTTGACGAATACCTCCGTCTTGCTGAAAGCACTGCTATGTTATGTTTGGAAAAGTTTGTTGAAAGAATAGTTcatttatttggagatgagtatcTACGCAGTCCCACACCAGAAGATCTTCAGCGACTACTCGATAATGGAGAG ccaacaattgttttagatGCTGTAGCTTCACAAGACCTCTGGATATGGCTtgcattttttggagctccag GTGTAGCTCCCAAAGTAAAATACTTTGTCAACGGACGACAATATCGTATGGCTTACTATCTCaccgatggtatttatccaaaatgggctACTTTTGTCAAATCAATTTCAATGCCACAAGATCCGAAAGCATCGTTATTTGCTACGTACCAAGAAGCTGTACGTAAAGATGTCGAAcgtgcttttggagtcttgcaagctcgatttgccatagtcaaaaACCCAGCTCTTATGTTGGATAAGGTAAAAATTGGAAACataatgagagcatgtatcatattgcacAACATGATTGTAGAAGATGAACGTGATGGGTATACTCAGTATGATGAGGCCACATTTGCACAAGTAGAATCAAACCGAACTTCGGAAGTGGATTTCACGTATTCTACAGACATCCCTTCAAATCTCAGAAATATGATGGGCGATACGATAACCATTCGAAATGAAGTTCGTGACAAGAAAATACATGACCGACTGCAAGCGGATTTGGTTGAGCATATGTGGGAAAAGTTTGGCacaaatcaatattaa